The proteins below come from a single Pleuronectes platessa chromosome 1, fPlePla1.1, whole genome shotgun sequence genomic window:
- the LOC128443135 gene encoding nuclear receptor ROR-alpha A isoform X4 produces MSRDAVKFGRMSKKQRDSLYAEVQKHRLQQQQQQQQQQGPLLMSHPSLNSPSPGDAEPLSPQYGLSSSGLTELPDELGGYMEQNSPEGGSVSSKTDSGGEGGGGLFYLDIQPSPDQSGLDINGIKPEPLCDYGSRNGFFPYCSFTNGDTSPSESMTELDHLVQIISKSHLETCQYLREELQQMSWQNFLQDEVQSYQSKPREVMWQLCAVKITEAIQYVVEFAKRIDGFMDLCQNDQIVLLKAGSLEVVLVRMCRVFDSQHNTVYFDGKFAGPDVFRALGCDDLITSVFDFAKSLCSLHLMEDELALFSAFVLLSADRSWLQEKLQVEKLQQKTELALQHVLQKNHRGDTVMNKLRCKVAALRSLCSRHSEKLTAFRTVYPDVVRTHFPPLYKELFGADLEVTPQADD; encoded by the exons ATGTCCCGAGAcg CGGTGAAGTTCGGTCGCATGTCGAAGAAGCAGCGGGACAGTTTGTACGCTGAGGTTCAGAAACAccggctccagcagcagcagcagcagcagcagcagcaggggccCCTCCTCATGTCCCACCCCAGCCTCAACAGCCCGAGCCCCGGGGACGCCGAGCCGCTCTCCCCCCAATACGGCCTCTCCTCCAGCGGCCTCACTGAGCTCCCTGATGAACTCGGGGGCTACATGGAGCAGAACTCCCCCGAAGGAGGATCCGTCTCATCCAAG ACGGACTCtggaggtgagggaggaggaggattgtTCTACCTGGACATTCAGCCCTCACCCGACCAATCAGGACTGGATATTAACGGCATCAAACCGGAGCCACTGTGCGACTACGGGTCCAGAAACGGCTTCTTCCCATACTGCTCCTTCACCAATGGAGACACGTCGCCCAGCGAGTCCATGACCGAACTGG ATCATCTGGTCCAGATCATCTCCAAATCTCACCTGGAGACGTGTCAGTACCtgagggaggagctgcagcagatgaGCTGGCAGAACTTCCTGCAGGACGAGGTGCAGAGTTACCAGAGCAAG CCGAGGGAGGTGATGTGGCAGCTCTGTGCCGTAAAGATCACCGAGGCCATCCAGTATGTGGTGGAGTTCGCCAAACGCATCGACGGCTTCATGGATCTCTGCCAGAATGATCAGATCGTGCTGTTGAAAGCTG GATCTCTGGAGGTCGTCCTCGTCCGGATGTGTCGAGTGTTTGACTCGCAGCACAACACCGTTTACTTTGATGGGAAGTTTGCAGGTCCTGACGTCTTCAGAGCGTtag gttGTGATGATTTGATCACATCGGTGTTTGACTTTGCTAAGAGCTTGTGTTCACTGCACCTGATGGAGGACGAGCTTGCTCTCTTCTCAGCGTTCGTTCTGCTCTCGGCAG accGCTcttggctgcaggagaagctgcaggtggagaagctgcagcagaaaactGAGTTGGCTCTGCAACACGTCCTGCAGAAGAACCACAGAGGAGACACAGTTATGAACAAG CTCAGATGTAAAGTGGCAGCGCTGCGTTCGCTGTGCAGTCGGCACTCAGAGAAACTGACGGCGTTCAGAACCGTTTACCCCGACGTGGTACGGACGCACTTCCCTCCTCTTTACAAGGAGCTGTTTGGTGCTGACCTCGAAGTGACGCCACAGGCCGATGACTGA
- the LOC128443135 gene encoding nuclear receptor ROR-alpha A isoform X3: MYFIISAMKAQIEIIPCKICGDKSSGIHYGVITCEGCKGFFRRSQQSNATYSCPRQKNCLIDRTSRNRCQHCRLQKCLTVGMSRDAVKFGRMSKKQRDSLYAEVQKHRLQQQQQQQQQQGPLLMSHPSLNSPSPGDAEPLSPQYGLSSSGLTELPDELGGYMEQNSPEGGSVSSKTDSGGEGGGGLFYLDIQPSPDQSGLDINGIKPEPLCDYGSRNGFFPYCSFTNGDTSPSESMTELDHLVQIISKSHLETCQYLREELQQMSWQNFLQDEVQSYQSKPREVMWQLCAVKITEAIQYVVEFAKRIDGFMDLCQNDQIVLLKAGSLEVVLVRMCRVFDSQHNTVYFDGKFAGPDVFRALGCDDLITSVFDFAKSLCSLHLMEDELALFSAFVLLSADRSWLQEKLQVEKLQQKTELALQHVLQKNHRGDTVMNKM, from the exons ATGTACTTTATCATTTCTGCCATGAaag CTCAGATTGAAATCATTCCCTGTAAAATCTGTGGAGACAAATCTTCAGGGATTCACTACGGGGTTATCACCTGTGAGGGCTGTAAG GGTTTCTTCAGACGCAGTCAGCAGAGTAACGCCACCTACTCGTGTCCTCGCCAGAAAAACTGTCTGATCGACCGAACGAGCCGAAACCGCTGCCAGCACTGCCGTCTGCAGAAATGTCTGACTGTGGGCATGTCCCGAGAcg CGGTGAAGTTCGGTCGCATGTCGAAGAAGCAGCGGGACAGTTTGTACGCTGAGGTTCAGAAACAccggctccagcagcagcagcagcagcagcagcagcaggggccCCTCCTCATGTCCCACCCCAGCCTCAACAGCCCGAGCCCCGGGGACGCCGAGCCGCTCTCCCCCCAATACGGCCTCTCCTCCAGCGGCCTCACTGAGCTCCCTGATGAACTCGGGGGCTACATGGAGCAGAACTCCCCCGAAGGAGGATCCGTCTCATCCAAG ACGGACTCtggaggtgagggaggaggaggattgtTCTACCTGGACATTCAGCCCTCACCCGACCAATCAGGACTGGATATTAACGGCATCAAACCGGAGCCACTGTGCGACTACGGGTCCAGAAACGGCTTCTTCCCATACTGCTCCTTCACCAATGGAGACACGTCGCCCAGCGAGTCCATGACCGAACTGG ATCATCTGGTCCAGATCATCTCCAAATCTCACCTGGAGACGTGTCAGTACCtgagggaggagctgcagcagatgaGCTGGCAGAACTTCCTGCAGGACGAGGTGCAGAGTTACCAGAGCAAG CCGAGGGAGGTGATGTGGCAGCTCTGTGCCGTAAAGATCACCGAGGCCATCCAGTATGTGGTGGAGTTCGCCAAACGCATCGACGGCTTCATGGATCTCTGCCAGAATGATCAGATCGTGCTGTTGAAAGCTG GATCTCTGGAGGTCGTCCTCGTCCGGATGTGTCGAGTGTTTGACTCGCAGCACAACACCGTTTACTTTGATGGGAAGTTTGCAGGTCCTGACGTCTTCAGAGCGTtag gttGTGATGATTTGATCACATCGGTGTTTGACTTTGCTAAGAGCTTGTGTTCACTGCACCTGATGGAGGACGAGCTTGCTCTCTTCTCAGCGTTCGTTCTGCTCTCGGCAG accGCTcttggctgcaggagaagctgcaggtggagaagctgcagcagaaaactGAGTTGGCTCTGCAACACGTCCTGCAGAAGAACCACAGAGGAGACACAGTTATGAACAAG ATGTAA
- the LOC128443135 gene encoding nuclear receptor ROR-alpha A isoform X1: MYFIISAMKAQIEIIPCKICGDKSSGIHYGVITCEGCKGFFRRSQQSNATYSCPRQKNCLIDRTSRNRCQHCRLQKCLTVGMSRDAVKFGRMSKKQRDSLYAEVQKHRLQQQQQQQQQQGPLLMSHPSLNSPSPGDAEPLSPQYGLSSSGLTELPDELGGYMEQNSPEGGSVSSKTDSGGEGGGGLFYLDIQPSPDQSGLDINGIKPEPLCDYGSRNGFFPYCSFTNGDTSPSESMTELDHLVQIISKSHLETCQYLREELQQMSWQNFLQDEVQSYQSKPREVMWQLCAVKITEAIQYVVEFAKRIDGFMDLCQNDQIVLLKAGSLEVVLVRMCRVFDSQHNTVYFDGKFAGPDVFRALGCDDLITSVFDFAKSLCSLHLMEDELALFSAFVLLSADRSWLQEKLQVEKLQQKTELALQHVLQKNHRGDTVMNKLRCKVAALRSLCSRHSEKLTAFRTVYPDVVRTHFPPLYKELFGADLEVTPQADD, translated from the exons ATGTACTTTATCATTTCTGCCATGAaag CTCAGATTGAAATCATTCCCTGTAAAATCTGTGGAGACAAATCTTCAGGGATTCACTACGGGGTTATCACCTGTGAGGGCTGTAAG GGTTTCTTCAGACGCAGTCAGCAGAGTAACGCCACCTACTCGTGTCCTCGCCAGAAAAACTGTCTGATCGACCGAACGAGCCGAAACCGCTGCCAGCACTGCCGTCTGCAGAAATGTCTGACTGTGGGCATGTCCCGAGAcg CGGTGAAGTTCGGTCGCATGTCGAAGAAGCAGCGGGACAGTTTGTACGCTGAGGTTCAGAAACAccggctccagcagcagcagcagcagcagcagcagcaggggccCCTCCTCATGTCCCACCCCAGCCTCAACAGCCCGAGCCCCGGGGACGCCGAGCCGCTCTCCCCCCAATACGGCCTCTCCTCCAGCGGCCTCACTGAGCTCCCTGATGAACTCGGGGGCTACATGGAGCAGAACTCCCCCGAAGGAGGATCCGTCTCATCCAAG ACGGACTCtggaggtgagggaggaggaggattgtTCTACCTGGACATTCAGCCCTCACCCGACCAATCAGGACTGGATATTAACGGCATCAAACCGGAGCCACTGTGCGACTACGGGTCCAGAAACGGCTTCTTCCCATACTGCTCCTTCACCAATGGAGACACGTCGCCCAGCGAGTCCATGACCGAACTGG ATCATCTGGTCCAGATCATCTCCAAATCTCACCTGGAGACGTGTCAGTACCtgagggaggagctgcagcagatgaGCTGGCAGAACTTCCTGCAGGACGAGGTGCAGAGTTACCAGAGCAAG CCGAGGGAGGTGATGTGGCAGCTCTGTGCCGTAAAGATCACCGAGGCCATCCAGTATGTGGTGGAGTTCGCCAAACGCATCGACGGCTTCATGGATCTCTGCCAGAATGATCAGATCGTGCTGTTGAAAGCTG GATCTCTGGAGGTCGTCCTCGTCCGGATGTGTCGAGTGTTTGACTCGCAGCACAACACCGTTTACTTTGATGGGAAGTTTGCAGGTCCTGACGTCTTCAGAGCGTtag gttGTGATGATTTGATCACATCGGTGTTTGACTTTGCTAAGAGCTTGTGTTCACTGCACCTGATGGAGGACGAGCTTGCTCTCTTCTCAGCGTTCGTTCTGCTCTCGGCAG accGCTcttggctgcaggagaagctgcaggtggagaagctgcagcagaaaactGAGTTGGCTCTGCAACACGTCCTGCAGAAGAACCACAGAGGAGACACAGTTATGAACAAG CTCAGATGTAAAGTGGCAGCGCTGCGTTCGCTGTGCAGTCGGCACTCAGAGAAACTGACGGCGTTCAGAACCGTTTACCCCGACGTGGTACGGACGCACTTCCCTCCTCTTTACAAGGAGCTGTTTGGTGCTGACCTCGAAGTGACGCCACAGGCCGATGACTGA
- the LOC128443135 gene encoding nuclear receptor ROR-alpha A isoform X2: MKAQIEIIPCKICGDKSSGIHYGVITCEGCKGFFRRSQQSNATYSCPRQKNCLIDRTSRNRCQHCRLQKCLTVGMSRDAVKFGRMSKKQRDSLYAEVQKHRLQQQQQQQQQQGPLLMSHPSLNSPSPGDAEPLSPQYGLSSSGLTELPDELGGYMEQNSPEGGSVSSKTDSGGEGGGGLFYLDIQPSPDQSGLDINGIKPEPLCDYGSRNGFFPYCSFTNGDTSPSESMTELDHLVQIISKSHLETCQYLREELQQMSWQNFLQDEVQSYQSKPREVMWQLCAVKITEAIQYVVEFAKRIDGFMDLCQNDQIVLLKAGSLEVVLVRMCRVFDSQHNTVYFDGKFAGPDVFRALGCDDLITSVFDFAKSLCSLHLMEDELALFSAFVLLSADRSWLQEKLQVEKLQQKTELALQHVLQKNHRGDTVMNKLRCKVAALRSLCSRHSEKLTAFRTVYPDVVRTHFPPLYKELFGADLEVTPQADD, translated from the exons atgaagG CTCAGATTGAAATCATTCCCTGTAAAATCTGTGGAGACAAATCTTCAGGGATTCACTACGGGGTTATCACCTGTGAGGGCTGTAAG GGTTTCTTCAGACGCAGTCAGCAGAGTAACGCCACCTACTCGTGTCCTCGCCAGAAAAACTGTCTGATCGACCGAACGAGCCGAAACCGCTGCCAGCACTGCCGTCTGCAGAAATGTCTGACTGTGGGCATGTCCCGAGAcg CGGTGAAGTTCGGTCGCATGTCGAAGAAGCAGCGGGACAGTTTGTACGCTGAGGTTCAGAAACAccggctccagcagcagcagcagcagcagcagcagcaggggccCCTCCTCATGTCCCACCCCAGCCTCAACAGCCCGAGCCCCGGGGACGCCGAGCCGCTCTCCCCCCAATACGGCCTCTCCTCCAGCGGCCTCACTGAGCTCCCTGATGAACTCGGGGGCTACATGGAGCAGAACTCCCCCGAAGGAGGATCCGTCTCATCCAAG ACGGACTCtggaggtgagggaggaggaggattgtTCTACCTGGACATTCAGCCCTCACCCGACCAATCAGGACTGGATATTAACGGCATCAAACCGGAGCCACTGTGCGACTACGGGTCCAGAAACGGCTTCTTCCCATACTGCTCCTTCACCAATGGAGACACGTCGCCCAGCGAGTCCATGACCGAACTGG ATCATCTGGTCCAGATCATCTCCAAATCTCACCTGGAGACGTGTCAGTACCtgagggaggagctgcagcagatgaGCTGGCAGAACTTCCTGCAGGACGAGGTGCAGAGTTACCAGAGCAAG CCGAGGGAGGTGATGTGGCAGCTCTGTGCCGTAAAGATCACCGAGGCCATCCAGTATGTGGTGGAGTTCGCCAAACGCATCGACGGCTTCATGGATCTCTGCCAGAATGATCAGATCGTGCTGTTGAAAGCTG GATCTCTGGAGGTCGTCCTCGTCCGGATGTGTCGAGTGTTTGACTCGCAGCACAACACCGTTTACTTTGATGGGAAGTTTGCAGGTCCTGACGTCTTCAGAGCGTtag gttGTGATGATTTGATCACATCGGTGTTTGACTTTGCTAAGAGCTTGTGTTCACTGCACCTGATGGAGGACGAGCTTGCTCTCTTCTCAGCGTTCGTTCTGCTCTCGGCAG accGCTcttggctgcaggagaagctgcaggtggagaagctgcagcagaaaactGAGTTGGCTCTGCAACACGTCCTGCAGAAGAACCACAGAGGAGACACAGTTATGAACAAG CTCAGATGTAAAGTGGCAGCGCTGCGTTCGCTGTGCAGTCGGCACTCAGAGAAACTGACGGCGTTCAGAACCGTTTACCCCGACGTGGTACGGACGCACTTCCCTCCTCTTTACAAGGAGCTGTTTGGTGCTGACCTCGAAGTGACGCCACAGGCCGATGACTGA